A window from Drosophila kikkawai strain 14028-0561.14 chromosome 2L, DkikHiC1v2, whole genome shotgun sequence encodes these proteins:
- the LOC121502383 gene encoding mannose-binding protein-like: MRSFTTFFLWALAASILCQGFFAKDQSGYICLIEDPIQNQCGSICLTELSPRLSEVVKAQNEGNTNIREFDKEIKSKLQTLEVKIGEVQAKLPQVHAELEEQLQGVENKLEGRLQGVENKLEGLLQGLERQLQEGQTKLEAKLGERLKDKLKTNFGRVLTKLQAVLKDINVAKMEIPDRISDNIPSGFELIGDRYFRSVSERVDWDTAERKCREMGGYLASFRNEEEFNAIKAKLNDWPAYWLGINDRDNEGHFVSVASHNPAPFLKWKEGEPSDRNHEWNCVYLFNGRMEDGSCYGDAPFICQADNET; encoded by the coding sequence ATGCGCAGCTTCACTACATTCTTCCTTTGGGCGTTGGCTGCCAGTATCCTGTGCCAAGGATTCTTCGCGAAGGATCAGTCGGGGTACATTTGCCTCATTGAGGATCCAATACAAAATCAGTGCGGCAGTATTTGTCTGACTGAACTGAGCCCACGGCTTAGCGAAGTCGTCAAGGCCCAGAACGAAGGGAACACAAACATCCGTGAATTTGACAAAGAAATCAAATCGAAGCTGCAGACTTTGGAGGTGAAAATTGGAGAAGTGCAGGCCAAGCTACCCCAGGTGCATGCCGAGCTGGAAGAACAACTACAAGGAGTGGAAAATAAGCTGGAAGGACGACTACAAGGAGTGGAAAATAAACTGGAAGGACTACTACAAGGTCTAGAAAGACAACTTCAGGAGGGGCAAACCAAACTGGAGGCTAAACTGGGCGAAAGGCTCAAGGATAAATTGAAAACCAACTTCGGGCGGgttttaacaaaactgcagGCAGTGTTAAAAGATATAAATGTTGCCAAGATGGAAATCCCGGATCGAATTAGTGATAATATACCATCTGGTTTCGAGCTAATCGGTGACAGATATTTTAGAAGTGTAAGTGAAAGAGTGGATTGGGATACTGCTGAGAGAAAGTGTCGTGAGATGGGAGGTTACTTGGCCTCCTTTCGAAATGAAGAAGAATTCAACGCAATTAAAGCAAAACTTAATGATTGGCCGGCTTACTGGCTAGGCATTAATGATCGCGATAATGAGGGCCACTTCGTATCTGTGGCCTCGCACAACCCAGCACCATTTTTAAAGTGGAAAGAGGGAGAACCAAGCGACAGAAATCATGAGTGGAACTGCGTCTATTTGTTTAATGGCAGAATGGAGGACGGCTCTTGTTATGGTGATGCGCCTTTTATTTGCCAGGCGGACAATGAAACTTAG
- the LOC121502382 gene encoding accessory gland protein Acp29AB-like produces the protein MHYIGNYLLWALAACILCQGSFAADQPGYICLIEDSIQNQCDSICLTELSPRLNEVVKAQNQGNTKLETLKVKIGEVQATLEGQLQGVEAKLEGQQVVLSKVEDSLAKLEGSLLAVQTKLDGRLQGVKNKLEGQLQGVQTKVEAKLDKGLLAVQTMIEIQLQAVVNQLQAVLNKIDAANVAVPALSTITIPPSFELIGNRYFQIVNERVDWYTAERRCREMGGYLASFRNEEEINAIKEKLVDWPAYWLGINDRENEGHFVSVASHKPGIFFRWRDGQPDDKSHDKNCISLFKGEMFNVNCTETRFLICQADNET, from the coding sequence ATGCACTACATCGGAAACTACCTCCTTTGGGCGCTGGCTGCCTGTATCCTGTGTCAAGGATCCTTCGCCGCGGACCAGCCGGGGTACATATGCCTCATTGAGGATTCAATACAAAATCAGTGCGACAGCATTTGTCTTACTGAACTGAGCCCACGGCTTAACGAAGTCGTCAAGGCCCAGAACCAAGGGAATACTAAGCTAGAGACATTGAAAGTGAAAATAGGAGAAGTTCAGGCCACGCTGGAAGGACAACTACAAGGAGTGGAAGCTAAGCTGGAAGGACAACAGGTGGTACTCAGCAAGGTGGAGGACTCCCTAGCAAAACTGGAAGGAAGCCTGCTGGCGGTACAAACCAAGCTGGATGGACGACTACAAGGAGTGAAAAATAAGCTAGAAGGACAACTTCAGGGGGTGCAAACCAAGGTGGAGGCTAAACTGGATAAAGGTCTCCTTGCGGTACAAACAATGATTGAAATCCAACTTCAAGCTGTTGTAAATCAACTGCAGGCCGTGTTGAACAAGATAGATGCTGCCAATGTGGCAGTCCCAGCTTTATCCACGATTACGATACCACCTAGTTTCGAGCTAATCGGTAACAgatattttcaaattgtaAATGAAAGAGTGGATTGGTATACTGCTGAGAGAAGGTGTCGTGAGATGGGAGGTTACTTAGCATCCTTTCGAAATGAAGAAGAAATCAACGCCattaaagaaaaacttgtAGATTGGCCGGCTTACTGGCTGGGCATTAATGATAGGGAGAATGAGGGCCACTTCGTATCTGTGGCCTCACACAAGCCCGGAATATTCTTTAGGTGGCGTGATGGACAACCAGACGACAAAAGCCACGATAAGAATTGCATTTCATTGTTTAAAGGCGAAATGTTCAACGTCAATTGCACCGAAACTCGTTTCCTTATTTGCCAGGCGGACAATGAAACTTAA
- the LOC121502381 gene encoding C-type lectin domain family 4 member F-like yields MHSFTTFFLWALAACILWQGSYAKDPSKGYICLIEDSIQNQCDSFCLTELSPRLSEVVKAQNQGNTKLETLKVKIGEVQATLEGQLQGVEAKLEGQQVVLTKVEGFRAKLEGSLLAVQTKLDGRLQGVKNKLEGQLQGVQTKVEAKLDKGLLAVQTMIEIQLQAVVNQLQLVQNKIDAAKVEAQVHPISYKTAAPQQAAKAVPASATITTSSGFELIGTRYFRIVNEKVDYKTAERRCREMGGYLASFRNEEEMNAVIPKLDNWPGYWLGINDRKSEGHFVSVASHKPAPFLKWHKREPNDKYHNANCVKLFVGEMWSHLCSADYYFICQADNET; encoded by the coding sequence ATGCACAGCTTCACTACATTCTTCCTCTGGGCGCTGGCTGCCTGTATCCTGTGGCAAGGATCCTACGCGAAGGATCCTTCGAAGGGTTACATATGCCTCATTGAGGATTCAATACAAAATCAGTGCGACAGTTTTTGTCTGACTGAACTAAGCCCACGGCTTAGCGAAGTCGTCAAAGCCCAGAACCAAGGGAATACTAAGCTAGAGACATTGAAAGTGAAAATAGGAGAAGTTCAGGCCACGCTGGAAGGACAACTACAAGGAGTGGAAGCTAAGCTGGAAGGACAACAGGTGGTACTCACCAAGGTGGAGGGCTTCCGAGCAAAACTGGAAGGAAGCCTGCTGGCGGTACAAACCAAGCTGGATGGACGACTACAAGGAGTGAAAAATAAGCTAGAAGGACAACTTCAGGGGGTGCAAACCAAGGTGGAGGCTAAACTGGATAAAGGTCTCCTTGCGGTACAAACAATGATTGAAATCCAACTTCAAGCTGTTGTAAATCAACTGCAGTTAGTCCAGAACAAGATAGATGCTGCCAAGGTGGAAGCGCAAGTACATCCCATATCATATAAGACGGCCGCCCCTCAACAAGCAGCCAAGGCAGTCCCTGCTTCAGCCACGATTACTACTTCATCTGGATTCGAGCTAATCGGAACCAGATATTTTAGAATTGTAAATGAAAAGGTGGATTATAAGACTGCTGAGAGAAGGTGTCGTGAGATGGGTGGTTACTTAGCCTCCTTTCGAAATGAAGAAGAAATGAACGCCGTTATACCAAAACTTGATAATTGGCCGGGTTACTGGCTAGGCATTAATGATAGAAAGAGTGAGGGCCACTTCGTATCTGTGGCCTCGCACAAGCCAGCACCATTTTTGAAGTGGCATAAGAGAGAACCAAACGACAAATACCATAATGCGAACTGCGTCAAATTGTTTGTTGGCGAAATGTGGAGCCACCTTTGTAGTGCtgactattattttatttgccaggCGGACAATGAAACTTAG
- the LOC108079567 gene encoding E3 ubiquitin-protein ligase NRDP1-like, with the protein MGFDIVLIVGHVDEELLCPICADVLEEPVQSVGCEHAFCRQCIDRWMRLKQICPVDRSNLQPENLVNVSRLMRNMLARLKIQCSFTENGCDQLLTLEGFRAHVASCEHNPKLIVECQKGCGIKVPKDKLATHNCIEELRDTVKVLLGDLKELKESQISQQLRIMTQRRELELLQYYISALRSSNPVIHGIGEQLDRYSLMQWGNALPLARVRNWGSLVSTPDIPMHVMVRESLRASGCPMHLFNMMVDRCHEDRWPKGLSTLNARRESQHLYQYVPRLLPPLVIGKPCVVVLGGDNTHMPPDLVPSLGMVLIFVDGVTELQQEAQQEPQLESSYA; encoded by the exons ATGGGCTTTGACATTGTCTTGATTGTGGGCCACGTGGACGAGGAGCTGCTTTGTCCGATTTGTGCCGATGTCCTAGAGGAGCCGGTCCAGTCGGTGGGCTGCGAACATGCCTTCTGTCGGCAGTGCATTGATAGGTGGATGCGTCTGAAGCAGATATGCCCGGTGGACCGATCCAACCTGCAGCCCGAAAATCTGGTGAACGTATCTCGGCTGATGCGCAACATGCTTGCCCGTTTGAAGATCCAGTGCAGCTTTACGGAGAATGGCTGCGATCAGCTACTGACGCTCGAGGGTTTCCGGGCCCATGTGGCCAGCTGCGAGCACAATCCCAAGCTGATTGTGGAGTGCCAAAAGGGTTGTGGCATCAAG GTGCCCAAGGACAAGCTGGCCACCCATAACTGCATCGAGGAGCTGCGCGATACAGTCAAGGTTCTGCTGGGCGACTTAAAGGAGCTGAAAGAGTCACAGATCAGTCAGCAGCTGCGCATCATGACCCAGCGCcgggagctggagctgctgcagtACTACATCTCGGCGCTACGTTCCAGTAATCCGGTGATCCATGGCATTGGCGAACAGTTGGATCGCTACTCGCTGATGCAGTGGGGCAACGCCCTGCCCCTGGCCAGGGTCCGCAACTGGGGCAGCCTAGTCTCCACCCCGGACATACCCATGCACGTGATGGTCCGCGAgagcctgcgcgccagcggcTGTCCGATGCATCTGTTTAACATGATGGTGGACCGCTGTCACGAGGACCGTTGGCCCAAGGGCCTGTCCACCCTGAATGCTCGCCGCGAGAGCCAGCACCTGTACCAGTATGTGCCACGTCTGCTGCCACCTTTAGTCATTGGGAAGCCGTGTGTGGTTGTTCTGGGTGGCGATAATACACACATGCCGCCGGATCTGGTGCCGTCCCTGGGTATGGTCTTGATCTTTGTAGACGGTGTGACTGAGTTGCAGCAGGAAGCGCAGCAGGAACCGCAGCTGGAAAGCAGCTATGCCTAA